The following are encoded together in the Desulfococcus multivorans genome:
- a CDS encoding ATP-binding protein: MIESRLENVALIGGSVRGIADTLPIDKVIRYQLELCVVEAVNNVIKHAYHAEAGHSVEVDFQLHPDHVTFKIRDNGDSLNLSRVAPFCFDPLKVETLPERGMGIFILKSLMDEVRYETVNGENILTLIKYLKNRSAPPPEHGD; encoded by the coding sequence ATGATTGAAAGCAGGCTTGAAAATGTTGCCCTGATCGGTGGGAGCGTCCGCGGCATCGCCGATACGCTGCCCATCGACAAGGTCATCCGCTATCAACTTGAGCTGTGTGTCGTCGAAGCGGTGAACAACGTTATCAAGCACGCCTATCACGCCGAAGCCGGACATTCAGTCGAAGTGGATTTCCAGCTTCACCCGGACCACGTTACCTTCAAGATCCGCGACAACGGAGACAGCCTCAACCTGTCAAGGGTGGCACCTTTCTGCTTCGATCCGTTGAAAGTGGAAACCCTCCCCGAAAGGGGCATGGGGATCTTTATCCTGAAATCCTTGATGGACGAAGTCCGGTATGAAACGGTGAACGGGGAAAACATCCTGACCCTGATCAAATACCTGAAAAACCGTTCAGCCCCGCCCCCGGAGCACGGCGATTAG
- a CDS encoding amidohydrolase family protein — translation MASDTVFDLVIHNGTILTVNDDFDIVRQGTLCIQNGRIAAISVHEPGEQPPPAKATIDAGGGIVMPGLVNTHTHLPMSMFRGLADDRPLMEWLKETIFPAEAAHVHPETVFRATQLACAEMILSGTTTCCDGYFLENSVARAVQLSGMRAVLGQGVIDYPAPGVPDPARNIAHAARFVETWRNADPLITPAVFCHSPYTCSRETLTKAKALARSQGILFQIHAAETRTERDLFLREHGVTPIRYLDGLGLLDAGTLLVHAVWTDETDIRRISAGGAVISHNPESNMKLASGIAPVEKFLAAGIPVGLGTDGCASNNNLDLFQEMDTAAKLHKVNTLDPTVMDARTVIRMATAMGARAIGLGGVVGTLEIGSQADVIIIDTGKPHMTPLYHPASQIVYTAKASDVRTVVVAGKVIMADGRILTLDLAEILAEVRKIARRINKRQP, via the coding sequence ATGGCATCCGATACTGTTTTCGACCTGGTCATCCACAACGGCACCATCCTTACCGTCAATGACGATTTCGATATTGTCCGGCAGGGCACGCTCTGCATCCAAAACGGCCGCATCGCCGCTATCTCGGTCCATGAGCCCGGCGAACAGCCGCCGCCCGCAAAAGCAACCATCGACGCCGGGGGCGGCATCGTCATGCCCGGCCTTGTGAACACGCACACCCATCTGCCCATGTCAATGTTCCGGGGGCTCGCGGACGACCGCCCCCTCATGGAATGGCTGAAGGAGACTATTTTCCCTGCGGAAGCGGCACATGTTCATCCCGAAACGGTGTTCCGGGCCACGCAGCTGGCTTGTGCGGAAATGATCCTCTCAGGCACCACCACCTGCTGCGACGGTTATTTTCTTGAGAATTCCGTCGCCCGAGCCGTTCAACTGTCCGGTATGCGGGCGGTGCTGGGACAGGGCGTCATCGATTATCCGGCTCCCGGGGTGCCGGATCCGGCCCGGAACATCGCACACGCCGCCCGCTTTGTGGAGACCTGGCGAAATGCCGATCCGCTCATCACGCCGGCGGTGTTCTGCCATTCCCCTTACACCTGCTCCAGGGAGACGTTGACAAAGGCGAAAGCCCTTGCCCGATCCCAGGGAATTCTGTTTCAGATCCACGCCGCCGAAACCCGGACCGAACGGGATCTGTTCCTCAGGGAGCACGGCGTTACGCCCATCCGATACCTGGACGGGCTTGGTCTGCTGGATGCCGGAACCCTCTTGGTCCATGCCGTCTGGACCGATGAAACGGATATTCGGCGGATCTCCGCCGGAGGGGCTGTGATCTCCCACAATCCGGAGAGCAACATGAAGCTGGCCTCGGGCATCGCGCCGGTGGAGAAGTTCCTGGCCGCGGGAATTCCGGTGGGCCTGGGAACGGATGGATGTGCCAGCAACAACAACCTGGACCTCTTCCAGGAGATGGACACCGCGGCCAAGCTTCACAAGGTCAACACCCTCGACCCCACAGTGATGGACGCCCGAACGGTCATTCGCATGGCAACCGCGATGGGCGCCCGGGCCATCGGTCTGGGAGGTGTCGTCGGCACCCTTGAGATCGGAAGTCAGGCCGACGTCATCATTATCGACACCGGAAAACCCCACATGACGCCCCTCTATCACCCCGCTTCCCAAATCGTATACACCGCCAAGGCTTCGGATGTGAGGACGGTCGTCGTGGCCGGCAAGGTGATCATGGCCGACGGTCGCATCCTGACGCTGGACCTGGCTGAAATCCTGGCCGAGGTCCGAAAAATCGCCCGCCGCATAAACAAGCGGCAACCCTGA
- a CDS encoding multidrug effflux MFS transporter — protein sequence MKKWIGLLALLTAFPALSTSMYLPAIPSLVRNWQEPLWFINLTLVGFFVVYSSFLLVYGPFSDRFGRRPLLKIGIGFYVVASFLCALSPNAISLIAFRMIQAAGGASASSLALAVSRDVFDARDREKVLAYLGVVVALAPMLSPVIGGWIIARFSWQWIFVILGGMGLIAFLGVHRMPETLRQTSQTPRTKFLSNYGHLIRNRRYMGLTLVVSLGSIPIFSFIAASSDIYITQIGLSEQVYGYFFGFNAMALMLGAFVCTRLNRLISSRDIITMGFIGLIIGGTWLILTPQDSPWDLALPMFVISFASGLSRPPSNNLVLEQVNRGAGAAASFLMFSLMTSGAAAMWFGSLNWNDKIQVLGIMAAASGVAGLVCWLVMRKTSDL from the coding sequence ATGAAAAAATGGATAGGACTTTTGGCGCTGCTCACGGCGTTTCCCGCGCTCTCCACGAGCATGTATCTGCCGGCCATCCCGTCTCTGGTCCGAAACTGGCAGGAGCCCCTTTGGTTCATCAACCTGACCCTGGTGGGCTTTTTCGTGGTCTACAGTAGTTTTCTGTTGGTGTACGGTCCCTTTTCGGACCGGTTCGGACGACGACCACTGCTGAAAATCGGTATCGGATTCTATGTTGTCGCCAGTTTTCTATGCGCGCTTTCGCCCAATGCAATCAGCCTTATCGCTTTCCGTATGATTCAAGCGGCAGGCGGGGCTTCCGCATCGTCGCTCGCCCTCGCCGTGTCCAGGGATGTCTTCGACGCACGGGACCGGGAAAAGGTGCTGGCGTATCTGGGCGTGGTCGTTGCGCTGGCGCCCATGCTTTCGCCGGTGATCGGCGGATGGATCATCGCCAGGTTCTCATGGCAGTGGATTTTTGTGATCCTCGGCGGGATGGGGCTCATCGCTTTTCTCGGCGTGCACCGAATGCCGGAAACCCTCCGGCAGACTTCTCAAACACCTCGAACGAAGTTTTTGTCCAATTACGGACATCTGATCCGAAACCGGCGGTATATGGGGTTGACCCTCGTGGTATCTCTCGGTTCCATCCCGATATTCTCCTTCATTGCAGCTTCATCGGATATTTATATTACGCAGATTGGCCTGAGCGAGCAGGTTTACGGGTATTTCTTCGGTTTCAACGCCATGGCGTTGATGCTCGGAGCCTTTGTCTGCACCCGGTTGAACCGGCTGATATCCTCCCGCGATATCATTACAATGGGTTTTATCGGATTGATCATCGGAGGGACATGGCTCATACTGACCCCCCAGGACAGCCCGTGGGATCTGGCCCTGCCGATGTTTGTCATCTCCTTTGCATCCGGACTGAGCCGCCCCCCCAGCAACAACCTGGTTCTGGAACAGGTCAATCGCGGCGCAGGAGCGGCCGCGTCCTTTCTGATGTTTTCCCTCATGACCTCCGGTGCCGCCGCCATGTGGTTCGGCTCACTGAATTGGAACGACAAGATTCAGGTATTGGGGATAATGGCCGCCGCTTCCGGGGTCGCAGGCCTGGTTTGCTGGTTGGTGATGCGAAAAACTTCGGATTTGTGA
- a CDS encoding glycogen/starch/alpha-glucan phosphorylase gives MMKPSLLGNSKAALKKSMDYHLRCSLCKEPVSKEGRDLFLATAFSLRDRMAEKILQTERRYRETKTKRVYYLSLEFLIGRLMGNTLHNLGMFDSYKGLLTDAGFDIEEVREQETDPGLGNGGLGRLAACFLDSMATLDIAGFGYGIHYEYGLFKQEIDNGYQREKPDNWLAELNPWEIKRTDEKCIIPIHGRIEHFQDRAGEYNPMWLDWKVIMGIPFDIPVVGYGGKTVNWLRLYGAGSSADFDIQIFNEGDYFRAVEQKVSSETITKMLYPLDTLKSGRELRLVQEYFLVACALRDIIRRYLRDHENFDRFPERVAIQMNDTHPSLAVAELMRLFVDEYALPWDHAWEITRETLAYTNHTVLAEALEKWPVGLLEKVIPRHLQIIYEINRRFLDKVAPLYPGDIDLIRRISLIEEGETKQVRMAHLALVGSHSVNGVSALHTEILKNENFSDFYALRPEQFVNITNGITQRRWLLEANPRLAGLISDTIGDAWITDLRQLRRLEPMADQKAFKDAFHDIKRANKEILAGIISDTVWLSVDPDSLFDVHVKRIHEYKRQLLKIMQIVHEYLQIIRDEKKPVIAKTHIFAGKAAPGYWIAKQMIKLIHNVGQVINQDKRIGDALKVVFLPDYRVSLAEKIIPATDLSEQISMAGREASGTGNMKFMLNGALTVGTLDGANVEMLEEVGEENIFIFGLKAKEIAEMVKQKRYRPLDYYHRFPEIRRVLDAFRDDTFCAAERGLFQWIYHRVMNNEDPYFHLPDFMQYIEAHDKIEAEFQAPATWTQKAILNVARCGKFSSDRAIADYNRLIWNKNGLKEK, from the coding sequence ATGATGAAACCAAGCCTTCTCGGGAACTCGAAAGCCGCTTTAAAAAAATCAATGGACTACCATCTCCGCTGCTCTCTGTGCAAGGAGCCCGTTTCAAAGGAAGGCCGGGACCTCTTTCTCGCCACGGCATTTTCCCTGCGGGATCGGATGGCGGAAAAAATTCTGCAGACGGAGCGCAGATATCGCGAGACGAAAACCAAAAGGGTCTATTACCTGTCCCTGGAATTTCTCATTGGACGATTGATGGGCAATACCCTCCACAACCTCGGCATGTTCGATAGCTACAAGGGACTCTTGACGGATGCGGGGTTCGATATCGAGGAAGTCCGGGAACAAGAAACCGATCCCGGTCTCGGGAACGGCGGACTCGGACGATTGGCGGCCTGTTTTCTGGATTCCATGGCAACCCTGGACATTGCCGGTTTCGGTTACGGGATCCACTATGAATACGGCTTGTTCAAACAGGAAATCGATAACGGCTACCAGAGGGAAAAGCCGGACAACTGGCTGGCGGAGCTCAACCCCTGGGAAATCAAGCGCACCGACGAGAAATGCATCATCCCGATTCACGGGCGGATAGAGCACTTCCAGGATCGCGCGGGCGAATACAACCCCATGTGGCTCGACTGGAAGGTCATCATGGGGATTCCCTTCGATATTCCCGTGGTCGGGTACGGGGGAAAAACGGTGAACTGGCTGCGGCTTTACGGCGCGGGCTCCTCTGCGGACTTCGATATCCAGATCTTCAACGAGGGAGATTACTTCCGGGCCGTGGAACAAAAGGTCTCCTCCGAAACCATCACTAAAATGCTCTATCCTCTCGACACCCTCAAATCCGGGAGAGAACTTCGCCTTGTTCAGGAATACTTTCTGGTGGCCTGCGCCTTGCGGGACATTATTCGCCGCTATCTCAGGGATCACGAAAATTTTGATCGCTTCCCCGAACGCGTGGCCATCCAGATGAACGACACCCATCCCTCCTTGGCGGTTGCGGAATTGATGCGCCTTTTCGTGGACGAATATGCCCTTCCCTGGGATCATGCCTGGGAGATCACCCGGGAAACCTTGGCCTACACAAACCACACAGTCCTGGCGGAAGCGCTGGAGAAATGGCCCGTCGGTCTCCTCGAGAAGGTCATTCCGCGCCATCTTCAGATCATTTATGAGATCAACCGGCGATTTCTCGACAAGGTGGCGCCGCTTTATCCCGGGGATATCGATCTTATCAGGCGAATATCCCTCATCGAAGAAGGTGAGACCAAACAGGTCAGGATGGCCCACCTGGCCCTGGTTGGATCCCATTCCGTGAACGGCGTCTCTGCGCTTCATACGGAGATACTGAAAAACGAAAATTTTTCAGATTTTTACGCGCTCCGGCCGGAGCAATTCGTCAATATCACGAACGGCATTACCCAGAGACGCTGGCTTCTGGAAGCCAATCCCCGGCTGGCAGGGCTCATCAGCGATACCATTGGAGACGCCTGGATTACCGATCTCCGACAGCTTCGGCGCCTGGAACCCATGGCCGATCAAAAGGCTTTCAAGGACGCCTTCCACGACATCAAGCGGGCGAACAAGGAAATTCTGGCAGGCATCATCTCGGACACCGTGTGGCTTTCCGTCGATCCCGACTCCCTGTTCGACGTACACGTCAAACGGATTCATGAGTACAAACGCCAGCTTCTGAAGATCATGCAGATCGTGCATGAATATCTCCAGATCATCAGGGACGAAAAAAAGCCTGTGATCGCCAAAACCCATATTTTTGCCGGCAAGGCCGCCCCCGGATACTGGATCGCCAAACAGATGATCAAGCTGATCCATAACGTCGGTCAGGTCATCAATCAGGACAAACGGATCGGAGATGCCCTGAAGGTGGTTTTTCTGCCGGATTACCGCGTCTCTCTTGCTGAAAAAATCATACCGGCCACGGATTTGAGCGAACAGATTTCCATGGCCGGCAGGGAGGCTTCCGGAACCGGCAACATGAAATTCATGCTGAACGGCGCCCTGACCGTCGGCACGCTGGACGGTGCCAACGTCGAGATGCTCGAGGAGGTGGGGGAAGAGAACATTTTTATTTTCGGATTGAAGGCGAAAGAGATCGCCGAGATGGTGAAACAAAAGCGCTATCGTCCCCTGGACTATTATCACCGTTTCCCGGAAATCCGCAGGGTCCTGGATGCCTTTCGGGACGACACGTTCTGCGCTGCCGAGCGGGGGCTCTTTCAGTGGATTTACCATAGAGTGATGAATAACGAAGATCCGTATTTTCATCTCCCGGATTTTATGCAATACATCGAGGCTCACGATAAGATAGAGGCGGAATTTCAGGCTCCGGCCACCTGGACCCAAAAAGCGATCCTCAACGTTGCCCGGTGCGGAAAATTTTCCAGCGACAGGGCCATTGCCGATTACAATCGCTTGATTTGGAATAAAAACGGCTTGAAAGAAAAGTAG
- a CDS encoding STAS domain-containing protein, whose protein sequence is MQLHHKNTADVLIVRPLEKRIDASAATEFKQKLGEWIDSGNRRIVLNLSEVDFIDSSGLGAIISGFKRIGGDGRLVICAVKESVMSLFRLTRMNRVFDIFSSEDEALRALSGKA, encoded by the coding sequence ATGCAACTGCACCATAAAAATACGGCGGATGTCCTCATCGTGCGACCTCTGGAAAAAAGAATTGACGCTTCCGCGGCAACGGAATTCAAGCAAAAACTGGGAGAATGGATCGACTCGGGGAATCGACGGATTGTTCTCAACCTCTCCGAAGTGGATTTTATCGACAGCAGCGGTCTTGGCGCCATCATCTCGGGCTTCAAGAGAATCGGGGGCGACGGCCGTCTGGTGATCTGCGCCGTGAAGGAAAGCGTCATGAGTCTTTTCCGCCTGACCCGCATGAATCGGGTGTTCGATATTTTCTCATCAGAGGATGAAGCCCTCAGGGCACTTTCCGGAAAGGCCTGA
- a CDS encoding bifunctional GNAT family N-acetyltransferase/carbon-nitrogen hydrolase family protein produces the protein MKKAKSKVTTRRCRISDIPELIECSRQIYADYPPEYTLTERHYEMQLNAFPDGQFVAVADGRIVGYATSVIVNIDDDYWYTVDEISGAGTFSTHNPDGDTLYGADIGVHPDYRRRGVAMLLYKRRLGLLKRYNLRRMIGYGRIPGYKDHAGRMTAEQYVEKVIRGELRDPALNAHLKVGYRVKKVQLDVTVDFSSLNYSTYLELINPDFDIAKKRISSAYAARHKARQIRVCAAQYRFRQIDGWDDLENSVEFFVNTADEYHCHFLLFPEYLTYQLFSYLEGTDMRVMVRELAGLTDRYVEMFRRVARKYNIYIIGGSHPVMRDGGIYNTAHLFTPTGNVYTQEKLHITPAERSAGEILPGDHIRIFNTPLARIAIQICYDIEFPEVSRLLTLAGVEVLFVPFYTQEKKAYYRVRHCAQARAVENFIYVVMTGSVGNMRTGIGSLMSYSQAAILTPSDFSFPEKGVGGEADPNVEAVVVSELVLSSLAQQRHVATVRPLHDRRPDLYELTARSRIEIIKTE, from the coding sequence GTGAAAAAAGCCAAATCGAAGGTGACGACCCGCCGGTGCCGGATCAGCGATATTCCCGAGTTGATCGAATGCAGCCGGCAGATCTATGCCGACTACCCACCGGAATACACCCTTACCGAACGACATTACGAGATGCAGCTCAACGCATTTCCCGACGGCCAGTTCGTGGCCGTAGCCGACGGTCGGATCGTGGGATATGCAACATCCGTCATCGTGAACATCGACGACGATTACTGGTACACCGTGGATGAGATATCGGGGGCCGGCACCTTCAGCACCCACAACCCCGACGGCGATACCCTTTACGGGGCGGACATCGGTGTCCATCCCGATTACCGGCGTCGCGGCGTCGCCATGCTGCTCTACAAGCGCCGGCTCGGTCTTTTAAAGCGGTACAACCTGAGGCGGATGATCGGCTACGGCCGGATTCCCGGATACAAGGATCACGCCGGCAGGATGACGGCGGAGCAATATGTCGAAAAGGTGATCCGCGGAGAACTCCGGGATCCGGCCCTCAACGCACATCTCAAGGTCGGCTACCGCGTGAAAAAGGTTCAGCTGGACGTCACCGTCGATTTTTCGAGCCTCAACTATTCGACCTATCTCGAGCTGATCAATCCCGATTTCGATATCGCCAAGAAGCGGATATCCTCGGCCTACGCTGCAAGACACAAGGCTCGCCAGATCAGGGTCTGTGCCGCCCAATACCGCTTCCGGCAGATCGATGGATGGGACGACCTGGAAAACAGCGTCGAGTTTTTCGTCAACACCGCCGACGAGTATCACTGCCATTTTCTGCTTTTCCCAGAATACCTGACATACCAGCTTTTCAGCTATCTGGAGGGCACGGACATGAGGGTCATGGTCCGGGAGCTGGCGGGCCTGACCGATCGATATGTCGAAATGTTCCGGCGGGTCGCACGGAAGTATAACATCTACATCATCGGCGGCTCCCATCCCGTGATGCGGGACGGCGGAATCTACAATACGGCCCACCTCTTTACCCCGACGGGCAATGTCTACACCCAGGAGAAGCTCCACATCACGCCCGCCGAACGCTCGGCGGGGGAAATCCTGCCCGGCGATCACATTCGAATCTTCAATACGCCGCTGGCCAGGATTGCGATCCAGATCTGCTACGATATCGAATTTCCCGAAGTATCCCGCCTGCTGACCCTGGCCGGCGTGGAAGTGCTCTTCGTTCCGTTCTACACCCAGGAGAAGAAGGCCTATTACCGCGTGCGTCACTGCGCCCAGGCCCGGGCCGTGGAGAACTTCATTTACGTGGTCATGACGGGAAGCGTCGGCAACATGCGCACCGGCATTGGATCCCTCATGAGCTACAGCCAGGCCGCCATCCTGACGCCCAGCGATTTTTCGTTTCCCGAGAAGGGCGTCGGCGGCGAGGCGGATCCCAACGTCGAGGCGGTGGTGGTATCGGAGCTGGTTCTCTCCTCCCTTGCCCAACAGCGGCATGTGGCCACCGTCCGACCCCTTCACGACCGGCGTCCGGATCTTTACGAGCTCACGGCCCGAAGCCGGATCGAGATCATCAAAACGGAGTGA
- a CDS encoding GYD domain-containing protein — MLWVSYGKFSREGVQGLLANPQNRAGAIEKLMAAYEGKLVSYHLLLNGDIDFFIVSDIPEEKAADLGLVNALLVRGSGAVETITTVPACRADEAVSLMRRARDMASRQAYKSPAGHDYFPREGTRG, encoded by the coding sequence ATGCTTTGGGTATCTTACGGAAAATTTTCCAGGGAAGGTGTTCAGGGGTTGCTCGCCAATCCCCAGAACCGCGCCGGAGCCATCGAAAAGCTCATGGCGGCCTACGAAGGCAAACTCGTCAGCTACCACCTCCTCCTGAACGGCGACATCGATTTTTTCATCGTGTCCGATATCCCGGAGGAGAAGGCGGCGGATCTGGGATTGGTCAATGCCCTCCTCGTGAGGGGATCCGGCGCCGTTGAAACGATCACGACGGTCCCGGCCTGCCGGGCCGATGAGGCCGTCTCTCTGATGCGTCGCGCCCGGGATATGGCGTCCCGGCAGGCCTATAAATCCCCTGCCGGGCATGACTATTTTCCCCGGGAGGGGACCCGAGGTTGA
- a CDS encoding protein-L-isoaspartate(D-aspartate) O-methyltransferase: MFRTLFYTLTAWVWLFPVPDSAIAEAANEKAFTAARAALVEAIAADVAATGKAIGAQRLDPAVIRAMKTVRRHRFVPPESADRAYDNTPLPIGYGQTISQPYIVALMSNLAALNPGDRVLEVGTGSGYQAAVLAEMGMQVYSMEIIRPLAGTAAETLRAEGYDQVSLRVGDGYFGWEEKGPFDGIIVTAAADHIPPPLLSQLKNGGRMVIPVGGPFSVQQLVLVAKDEDGALTTRQILPVRFVPLTRRP; the protein is encoded by the coding sequence ATGTTCAGAACACTGTTTTACACGTTGACAGCATGGGTCTGGCTTTTTCCCGTTCCCGATTCCGCAATCGCCGAAGCAGCGAACGAAAAGGCGTTCACGGCGGCCCGGGCCGCGCTTGTCGAGGCCATCGCGGCCGATGTGGCCGCTACCGGAAAGGCCATCGGCGCCCAACGCCTGGATCCGGCGGTAATACGGGCCATGAAGACGGTAAGGCGACACCGGTTTGTCCCTCCGGAATCCGCTGACCGGGCCTACGACAACACGCCGCTCCCCATCGGGTACGGCCAGACAATTTCCCAACCTTACATCGTCGCCCTCATGAGCAATCTGGCGGCGCTGAACCCCGGCGATCGCGTCCTTGAAGTGGGCACCGGATCGGGCTACCAGGCCGCCGTGCTCGCGGAAATGGGGATGCAGGTCTACTCCATGGAGATCATCCGGCCTCTGGCCGGGACGGCGGCTGAAACGCTCCGGGCGGAGGGCTACGATCAGGTAAGCCTCAGGGTGGGCGACGGCTATTTCGGATGGGAAGAAAAGGGGCCGTTCGACGGCATCATCGTGACGGCGGCGGCCGACCACATTCCGCCGCCGCTCCTGTCTCAGCTGAAAAACGGCGGGAGAATGGTCATCCCCGTCGGCGGTCCCTTCTCGGTGCAGCAGTTGGTGCTGGTGGCCAAGGATGAAGACGGCGCCCTCACGACCCGCCAGATCCTGCCCGTCCGCTTCGTGCCCCTGACCCGCAGGCCATGA